From a region of the uncultured Fibrobacter sp. genome:
- a CDS encoding aldose 1-epimerase, producing MSQFKLIFRPLGTIPCFVLQRDDGAEFEILNGFGCGLNGWRVPVENQQNTRTSTLLDLLYGYKDEPTLRKISPDTNAGCRLTPFPGRTAYAKFTWQGKTYELVNNVTWAPHALHGFLQNKEWEFDSFESENDSCTAIFTCDWPGAFAGFPFPYRATNAITFTGESVSITSTVKNVGNTDMPYSEGWHPYFTLGEKINNLTMKLPACSLALLDKADIPTGQYKEDTRFENGRKINDEFINDCFCLEKDVTELQANGSDFINNAHVSLESDRYMLDIWQKAGVEQYNAIQIYTPPDRMSIAIEPMTTEPDALNHHRGLIVIPPGEERTFTFGFHFHEKTGIEL from the coding sequence ATGAGCCAATTCAAACTAATTTTCCGCCCCCTGGGCACCATTCCCTGTTTCGTGCTTCAACGCGACGACGGAGCCGAATTTGAAATTCTGAACGGTTTTGGCTGCGGACTCAACGGTTGGCGAGTCCCCGTAGAAAATCAGCAAAATACCCGCACCTCGACATTGCTCGATTTGCTCTACGGCTACAAAGACGAACCTACCCTTAGAAAAATTTCCCCGGACACAAACGCCGGTTGCAGGCTCACTCCCTTCCCCGGCCGCACGGCCTACGCCAAATTCACCTGGCAGGGCAAGACCTACGAACTTGTAAACAACGTAACCTGGGCACCGCACGCCCTGCATGGATTCTTGCAGAACAAAGAATGGGAATTTGATTCCTTCGAAAGCGAAAACGACAGCTGCACCGCCATTTTCACTTGTGACTGGCCGGGTGCATTTGCCGGTTTCCCGTTCCCCTATCGCGCCACCAACGCAATCACCTTCACGGGCGAAAGCGTTTCGATTACCTCGACCGTCAAAAACGTCGGCAACACCGACATGCCCTATTCCGAAGGCTGGCACCCGTATTTTACTTTGGGCGAAAAGATTAACAACCTGACAATGAAATTGCCCGCTTGTTCGCTCGCTCTGTTGGACAAAGCCGACATTCCTACCGGGCAGTACAAAGAAGACACCCGTTTTGAAAACGGCCGCAAAATCAACGATGAATTCATCAACGATTGCTTCTGTCTCGAAAAAGATGTCACCGAATTGCAGGCTAACGGTTCTGACTTTATCAACAACGCACACGTATCGCTTGAAAGCGACCGCTATATGCTTGATATTTGGCAGAAAGCCGGTGTTGAACAGTACAACGCCATCCAGATTTACACCCCGCCTGACCGCATGAGCATCGCTATCGAACCCATGACAACGGAACCCGATGCATTGAATCACCACCGTGGCCTCATTGTGATCCCGCCTGGTGAAGAGCGCACATTTACGTTCGGCTTCCATTTCCACGAAAAGACGGGAATTGAGCTTTAA
- the mnmE gene encoding tRNA uridine-5-carboxymethylaminomethyl(34) synthesis GTPase MnmE translates to MKVSGAFAIFAAMDSQTIVAPMTPAGVSAVAALRVSGTQVRLVVERLFGTKAAKGLKPRMANLGTARDPESGKVLDSLLYIYFESPNSYTGEDVLELYPHGNPLIVRDLLQAIRSIEGVRLAEPGEYTRRAFLNGKMDLTQAESVADVIHSANRAELENAHRLLSGALSKKIATLTAQVKDISARLELDVDFAEEEADPDFAGWEARFVSIRESILQILNSFRGKANLSRLPLAVLYGAPNAGKSSLVNALLGEDRVLVSNVPGTTRDFVEVRLFLEGGEIRLVDTAGIAEHATDELDALSMKKSREILEEADLKILVEDGSDVIARSASDEAIQPDFIVHSKCDVRQSLPETGLCISSKTGAGLAELKSIMNSALFKKRENEEDLWITSEREKACLEDAYAGVNRVLDLLRRNPAVELLAFEMQLVRRSLQSITGEISSEDILQSIFAGFCIGK, encoded by the coding sequence ATGAAGGTCTCGGGCGCTTTTGCTATCTTTGCCGCCATGGATTCCCAGACGATTGTAGCCCCGATGACGCCTGCAGGCGTGAGTGCTGTGGCGGCCCTCCGAGTGAGCGGTACGCAGGTGCGTCTGGTGGTGGAACGCCTGTTTGGAACAAAGGCGGCCAAGGGGTTAAAGCCCCGCATGGCAAATCTCGGCACGGCCCGCGACCCGGAATCGGGCAAGGTGCTCGATAGCCTTCTGTACATTTATTTTGAATCGCCGAATTCCTACACCGGCGAAGACGTGCTGGAACTTTACCCTCACGGAAACCCGCTGATCGTGCGCGACTTGCTGCAGGCAATTCGCAGCATCGAGGGCGTACGCCTGGCCGAACCCGGCGAATACACGCGTCGTGCTTTCTTAAATGGTAAAATGGATTTGACCCAGGCCGAATCGGTGGCCGACGTGATTCACAGCGCAAACCGTGCGGAACTGGAAAACGCCCACCGCCTGCTTTCGGGTGCGCTTTCGAAAAAGATTGCAACGCTTACGGCACAGGTGAAAGACATTTCGGCCCGCCTCGAACTTGACGTGGACTTTGCCGAAGAAGAAGCCGATCCCGATTTTGCGGGCTGGGAGGCGCGCTTTGTCTCTATACGCGAATCTATCCTGCAGATTTTGAACAGCTTCCGCGGCAAGGCGAACCTGAGCAGGCTCCCGCTGGCCGTTCTTTACGGCGCTCCGAATGCGGGCAAGTCGAGCTTGGTGAATGCGCTCCTCGGCGAAGACCGCGTGCTCGTGAGTAATGTTCCGGGCACCACGCGCGACTTTGTTGAAGTGAGACTCTTTTTGGAAGGTGGTGAAATTCGCTTGGTTGATACCGCGGGCATCGCAGAGCATGCCACCGACGAACTCGATGCGCTCAGCATGAAAAAGTCCCGCGAGATTCTGGAAGAAGCGGATTTGAAAATTTTGGTGGAGGATGGAAGCGACGTCATTGCGAGGAGTGCAAGCGACGAAGCAATCCAGCCTGATTTTATTGTCCACTCCAAGTGCGACGTGCGTCAGTCCCTTCCCGAAACCGGACTCTGCATTTCTTCCAAAACAGGTGCGGGCCTTGCCGAACTCAAGAGCATCATGAATTCCGCCTTGTTCAAAAAGCGTGAAAACGAAGAAGACCTCTGGATTACCAGCGAACGCGAAAAGGCTTGCCTCGAAGATGCCTACGCCGGCGTGAACCGCGTGCTCGACCTGCTCCGTAGAAATCCGGCGGTAGAACTGCTCGCCTTTGAAATGCAGCTTGTCCGTAGGTCGCTCCAGAGCATAACGGGCGAAATTTCGTCCGAAGACATTTTACAATCTATTTTCGCGGGGTTCTGCATTGGAAAGTAG
- a CDS encoding GRP family sugar transporter → MESSYIGALLAIFMFGSYMVPLKKWPNYSSWAYLSMMTLGALLSALVVAFYTGTFNVHPIGVLCGLMWVVGGAFCFWAVQAEADLAGAGVRSMGVSILASFLSGVLLFGEQSKFFLSIPAIACFLIGLSRLSPSHGGSVFKNWRSLLGGFAFGTYLIPYKLAVQSGLSMTDVEFLCPFTIGLFVGSQALIAVLEIRRKKMFEYKLVPSLVTIVMGVLWMVGMHGCFWAIDVNGALGYAIGYPLTQLNLLVNLGWGVFVFGEYKTARERIKLLLATFIILAGAVLLTLSKG, encoded by the coding sequence TTGGAAAGTAGTTACATCGGTGCTTTGCTTGCCATTTTCATGTTCGGCTCCTACATGGTGCCCCTTAAAAAATGGCCGAATTATTCCAGCTGGGCCTACCTTTCGATGATGACCTTGGGCGCGCTTCTGAGTGCGCTTGTCGTTGCGTTCTATACGGGTACCTTCAATGTGCACCCGATTGGCGTGCTTTGCGGCCTCATGTGGGTCGTGGGTGGCGCCTTCTGTTTCTGGGCGGTGCAGGCCGAAGCCGACCTCGCGGGCGCCGGCGTGCGTTCCATGGGTGTGAGCATTCTGGCCTCGTTCCTGTCGGGCGTGCTCCTGTTCGGCGAACAGTCCAAATTCTTCCTCTCGATTCCGGCCATTGCGTGCTTCCTGATCGGGCTTTCGCGCTTGTCGCCGTCGCATGGCGGCTCCGTATTCAAGAACTGGCGTTCCCTTTTGGGCGGCTTTGCCTTCGGTACCTACCTGATTCCCTATAAGCTTGCGGTCCAGTCGGGCCTCTCGATGACCGATGTCGAATTCCTCTGCCCGTTTACCATCGGCCTTTTTGTCGGCAGCCAGGCTCTGATTGCCGTGCTTGAAATCCGCCGCAAAAAAATGTTCGAATACAAACTCGTGCCGAGTCTAGTCACCATTGTGATGGGCGTGCTCTGGATGGTCGGCATGCATGGTTGCTTCTGGGCTATCGATGTGAACGGCGCGCTCGGTTATGCCATCGGTTACCCGCTTACGCAGCTGAACTTGCTGGTGAACCTGGGCTGGGGAGTGTTTGTTTTCGGCGAATACAAAACGGCCCGCGAACGAATCAAGTTGCTCTTGGCGACCTTCATCATTCT